Proteins from one Panicum virgatum strain AP13 chromosome 7K, P.virgatum_v5, whole genome shotgun sequence genomic window:
- the LOC120641359 gene encoding peroxisomal membrane protein 11-4-like, translated as MSAGDTLDKLVVFLAKRDGIDKLVKTFQYVSKLAHWGAESSRPEVARRAKSWETASGLSRKAFRSGRFLTGFNNLRRAPPGEFGALAVLANAGEMVYFFFDHFTWLSRAGVLEPWVARRSSFISAFGESVGYVFFIAMDLIMIRRGLRQERRLLREGGGGGKDAGREKELRRIRMDRVMRLMATAANAADLIICIAEVEPNPFCDHAVTLGISGLVSAWAGWYRVWPS; from the coding sequence ATGAGCGCCGGTGACACGCTCGACAAGCTCGTGGTGTTCCTCGCGAAGCGCGATGGCATCGACAAGCTGGTCAAGACGTTCCAGTACGTGTCCAAGCTGGCGCACTGGGGCGCCGAGTCGTCCCGCCCGGAGGTCGCCAGGCGCGCCAAGAGCTGGGAGACGGCGTCCGGGCTGAGCCGCAAGGCGTTCCGGTCGGGCCGCTTCCTGACCGGCTTCAACAATctgcgccgcgccccgccggggGAGTTCGGCGCGCTCGCCGTGCTCGCCAACGCCGGCGAGATGGTCTACTTCTTCTTCGACCACTTCACGTGGCTGTCCCGCGCGGGCGTCCTCGAGCCCTGGGTGGCGCGGCGTTCCAGCTTCATCTCGGCGTTCGGCGAGTCCGTCGGCTACGTGTTCTTCATCGCCATGGACCTCATCATGATCAGGCGGGGGCTGAGGCAGGAGCGGAGGCTGCTgagggagggtggcggcggcgggaaggaCGCTGGCAGGGAGAAGGAGCTGCGCAGGATACGGATGGACAGGGTGATGCGGCTCATGGCGACGGCCGCCAACGCCGCCGACCTCATCATCTGCATCGCGGAGGTCGAGCCCAACCCGTTCTGCGACCACGCCGTCACGCTGGGGATCAGCGGGCTCGTCTCCGCGTGGGCCGGCTGGTACAGAGTCTGGCCGTCGTAG
- the LOC120641360 gene encoding probable aspartyl protease At4g16563 has product MRILCLVALLALGFLLLLPRRQCHGLLVPLTNTLSSLGGGNGTTPVPVHHLLRSSSLRSAARHRRHRARGGLLRPPPRPPAHRQLSLPLSPGSDYTLSLSVGSASAAAPVPLFLDTGSDLVWFPCAPFTCMLCEGKPAPGGSAPRPPPPGSRRVPCASPLCSAAHASAPPSDLCAAAGCPLEDIETASCGAASHHPCPLLYYAYGDGSLVAHLRRGRVGLAASVAVENFTFACAHTALGEPVGVAGFGRGPLSLPAQLSPSLSGRFSYCLVSHSFRADRIIRPSPLILGRSPDDAAGLGATAGAGGGFVYTPLLHNPRHPYFYSVALEAVSVGATRIPARPELGRVDRAGNGGMVVDSGTTFTMLPSETYARVAEAFARAMAAAGFARAGRAEAQTGLRPCYRYAAADRGVPPLALHFRGNATVALPRRNYFMGFRSEGDGGVGCLMLMDGGDASSGDGDGPAGTLGNFQQQGFEVVYDVDAGRVGFARRRCTDLWDSLSRR; this is encoded by the coding sequence ATGCGGATCCTCTGCCTGGTCGCGCTGCTCGCCCTCgggttcctcctcctcctcccgcgccgccagTGCCACGGCCTGCTCGTCCCGCTCACCAACACCCTCTCCTcgctcggcggcggcaacggcacCACGCCCGTCCCcgtccaccacctcctccgctcctcctccctccgctcggccgcgcgccaccgccgccaccgcgcgcggGGGGGCCTGCTGCGACCGCCGCCTCGGCCCCCCGCCCACCGCCAGCTCTCGCTCCCGCTCTCCCCGGGCAGCGACTACACGCTCTCCCTGTCCGTGGGctcggcgtccgcggcggcgccggtgccgctCTTCCTCGACACCGGCAGCGACCTCGTCTGGTTCCCCTGCGCGCCCTTCACCTGCATGCTCTGCGAGGGCAAGCCCGCGCCGGGCggctccgcgccgcgcccgccgccgccgggctcgcGCCGCGTCCCCTGCGCGTCGCCGCTCTGCTCGGCTGCGCACGCCTCAGCGCCGCCCTCCGAcctctgcgcggcggcggggtgcccGCTGGAGGACATCGAGACGGCCTCGTGCGGCGCGGCGTCCCACCACCCGTGCCCGCTGCTCTACTACGCGTACGGGGACGGCAGCCTCGTGGCGCACCTCCGGCGCGGCCGCGTCGGGCTGGCCGCGTCCGTGGCCGTGGAGAACTTCACCTTCGCGTGCGCGCACACGGCCCTGGGCGAGCCCGTCGGGGTGGCCGGGTTCGGGCGCGGCCCGCTCTCGCTGCCGGCGCAGCTCTCGCCGTCGCTCTCCGGCAGGTTCTCCTACTGCCTCGTGTCCCACTCCTTCCGCGCCGACCGGATCATCCGCCCGAGCCCCCTCATTCTGGGCCGCAGCCCGGACGACGCCGCTGGCCtcggcgccaccgccggggCGGGCGGAGGCTTCGTGTACACGCCGCTGCTGCACAACCCGAGGCACCCGTACTTCTACTCCGTGGCGCTGGAGGCGGTCTCGGTGGGCGCGACGAGGATCCCGGCCCGCCCGGAGCTCGGGCGCGTGGACCGCGCCGGCAACGGCGGCATGGTGGTGGACTCGGGCACGACGTTCACCATGCTGCCCAGCGAGACGTACGCGCGGGTGGCCGAGGCGTTCGCCCGGGCGATGGCCGCGGCggggttcgcgcgcgccgggcgCGCCGAGGCGCAGACGGGGCTGAGGCCGTGCTACCGCTACGCCGCGGCGGACCGCGGCGTGCCGCCGCTGGCGCTCCACTTCCGGGGCAACGCGACGGTGGCGCTGCCCCGGCGGAACTACTTCATGGGGTTCAGGAGCGAGGGGGACGGCGGCGTGGGGTGCCTGATGCTGATGGACGGCGGGGACGCGTCCTCCGGGGACGGCGACGGGCCCGCCGGCACGCTGGGCAACTTCCAGCAGCAGGGGTTCGAGGTGGTGTACGACGTGGACGCCGGCCGCGTCGGCTTCGCGCGCCGCCGGTGCACGGACCTCTGGGACTCGCTGTCGCGCCGGTGA